One genomic segment of Microvirga ossetica includes these proteins:
- a CDS encoding IS6 family transposase, whose translation MSLFKRRRFPVEIILLCVRWYCKYGISYRDLAEMMSERGVAVDPSTIFRWVQRYAPEMEKRMRPYRGPRSGSWRVDETYVRVGGKWTYLFRAVDKYGRLIAFMLSDRRNAIAAYRFLRKALKAMSHHPPSSITTDKLASYPRAILRLQNEGLLPNDVVHRTSKYLNNILEADHGALKRVIRPTRGFQTMKTAAATLTGFEIMRMIRRGHCIHREGRATGEIRLVNQLFGLAA comes from the coding sequence GTGTCTCTGTTCAAGCGCCGTCGCTTCCCGGTTGAGATCATCTTGCTGTGCGTGCGCTGGTACTGCAAGTACGGCATCAGCTATCGCGATCTCGCCGAGATGATGTCCGAACGCGGTGTCGCTGTTGACCCATCCACGATCTTCCGTTGGGTTCAGCGCTATGCTCCGGAGATGGAGAAGCGGATGCGACCCTATCGGGGACCTCGCTCAGGCTCCTGGAGAGTGGACGAGACCTACGTCCGCGTCGGCGGCAAGTGGACATACTTGTTCCGCGCGGTCGACAAGTACGGTCGGTTGATCGCCTTCATGCTGTCCGATCGCCGGAATGCCATCGCCGCTTACCGTTTCCTGCGTAAGGCCCTCAAGGCGATGAGTCACCACCCACCATCCTCCATCACGACGGATAAACTGGCGTCGTATCCCAGGGCGATCCTGCGCCTTCAGAACGAAGGGTTGCTGCCGAACGATGTGGTACACCGAACCTCGAAATATCTGAATAACATCCTTGAGGCGGATCATGGCGCGCTCAAGCGCGTGATCAGGCCGACACGCGGCTTTCAGACCATGAAAACCGCCGCCGCGACCCTGACGGGTTTTGAAATCATGCGCATGATCCGCCGCGGCCATTGCATCCATCGGGAAGGTCGCGCGACAGGCGAAATCCGTCTCGTCAATCAGCTCTTCGGTCTTGCCGCCTGA